The DNA sequence AAAATTCTTATTACATCATTTTAATATGTTTAGCATGGTAAGGTGGTTTGAATTATCTCACTAATGGCATTAAATTTCGGTGATAAAAAATACATGAAGAACTATATTGATACACTTTGTTGAATCTGAAGGGATCAAATTATAGCAATTGAAAAGCCAATAACTAAAAGGTACAATTCGCCAATCTTAAAGACCAAAATAGGGTTTAACTTCTACGTTGTGATAACAATGTTCTAATGTTTATTTAATGGGTCATACAAGTGGCAATATTTAAttgatcttttttttaaataatatggTCTTTTTTATTAGTATAAATGGTAGAagtgaataaatatttaaaaggtGCAAACAACGTATCTATTTGATTCGAATTTTTGTgacaatatttaaataaatatttagaaaatacacaaaaaatttaaaataaaatttaatctttaaatttttttatttttaaaataatgcGGTCATTcacaataaaatattttaaaaaaaattcacttgatataaaattattaaaatttaagaataaaaaatcttttttagtatgtttgtaaaagattatatgaaaataaactgtaccaaaattttttgtaataaattcagaaaatttttttatgacgAACACAAAAATTTTATCACCTTAAATACACTATTTTTAAGAGGAATTAAGAAGTAAAACACTTATCTTGATCGTGAATTTAATTAGATGGTAGAAAATTCGTTTGACatatagtattcaattattcatAATTCTTTTCACTTCCCTCAGGGCAAccgttattttttttttgttattgatgATATTTTTCAATCCTATAGATTAAagattaatatattataaatttaaattttatttaaaaatttattattaattaataaattactatatatataaaataaaattcaaacttttaatatttatttaaataaaaaaataaactgaCCGTTCGACTAATCGAAATTAATTTGGCAACTGTTATCTTGATTGTGAATTATATTTATAACCGTTAAAATCATATAAATTGAACAAATTTGTCTTATATAAATAGTTTGTAATcatgatttaaaaattagtaatatatggAAATAATTGTAACTAAATGTTACACTTccttttataaaattagataggatatatatttttattaatataattattaattaaattacaatAATCCATATATAATAAACATCATTTAACAAATTTTACCGAAATTAAGCATCGATCAAAGATTGAGGTCCATTGGTGACAGAGCTcccaaaattttttaagatcACAATGCAAGAAGGTAATGTTTTGTAGTTTCTAAAGGGATAAAAAGCCTtctaaaaaaaacaataaacaataaaaaataaaaaataaagaagtacTTTTTAAGTTGGACGACTGATTTAGTGTGGAAGGATGAAAAGAAGTGGTAGTTCATTGGATTTTTTGCTGTTATAACTTATATGGATAATTTGACTAGAAAGGAATCgtagaattttcaaaaattaagtatCTAGTGTGGAAGAAATTCTAAACAGGTCTTTCGAATTTTCTGAAGAATGGTTTGGTGGTGAACTCTTTGGTTGTTGATGACATTGCCGAAGATAACTAGAAATTGTCATGTCCGCTGAGTGGTCTGGTGTTGTTTCTGGTTTTATGTGTTGTTCTGATTTGCTCTATTACTCTACTTTGTGTGTTGAGCTCTTTacttcaaaaaataaataaataaatgaaaaaaataaaaaacacgaAATGACGGAATTTTGTTTCATGCAAAGGACAACGACATAATATGTGTCGTGCGGTATTAGGGAAACTAAACCCTTTTTTTTTGGGTGACTAGGGAAAACCAAACTTTTAATTATTACcaacaaataaaataggaaCCAGTGATTCTGAACGTACGTTAGAGCATTTGTAATAAggtgtttttaaaatattatttttaataaaaaaatattttttaaaaataaattaatttaaaattaaaattaaaatttgtgttgaggttaattgataaaataaaaatgatattatcttaatagaaaatcaataaaattttattatttatataattatgttaataaaataatataaaattctaattgAATCGAAATTAAACATTGAAAGAACAAGTTCgacaaattattatttatttatgataaatagttttacaaatatttaaaataaaattaaaattaaaattaacattgAAGATGttcttaaaagttaaaataactATTACTACATTCAATTTGGAATAATCGAAAGACCAATTCACtcatttttttaagtaaatattttagagttaaaatttattttatatataataatttatcaGATAGCAGCATATTCAAATCtaggataaattaatttttcattgaGAGACACCATAAAAAACTAACGTATAAtagatattaattaatatttattgatctatatatttattttttaaatacaataacaaaTATACTGTTAATCAAACTATTCTTGCATTCTTGTTACAAATAAACTATTTCAACAACGAAAATATAGTTAATAATTACAAAATGTTATGATCAAATACGAGGAGAAAATTTGgtacaaaatatattttaaacaaaattatatttgacTCTTTTCACAAATCATAAAAGGACTGactcgttttttttttcatttatctttcttttctttaatatatatattttttcaaaattttccctcttctgttcttctttttcattctcTTTATAGTTCTCATCTTAGATTATTTAATGtgataaaaaatacaaaataatttattataaataatatatatataaaataatttatcctataattttaaaagaatatgggagatattatttttttggctgttgtatatttatatatagtaAGTCATTATGGTCGGAttggtaattaaaattagagtttaattttgataaattggtaatataaaatattttatataataatttaattatattatttttatgaatatttataaaattaatataaaaaataattattttattgattatgtataaaatgtttttagtgtaaaatattttatattttttataattatttatttaattaatataaaaataattattttagtaatataatattatataatttgatatagggtgtaaatttataatttgatatatttcttttattttttaaataaataaatacggGTCCATAATTTTCTCTATAAACGTGCGTCTGGCAGAGTCTCCACGCTCCCAAGAAGGCAGTGGTAAGTGGTTACACCCACACATCAGAGACCACAAAAAGAAAGAGACAGATAGCCATGGAAAATGGTGGTAATGGTAATGGTGTTGCAGCTGTGAACTATGAATCAAAGGCAACTTCAACTATCACCATAAAGGGAATTCTGAGCCTTCTAATGCAAAGCATTGATGATGAGAAAAACGATGGTGAGAATAATAAGAGAGTGATTTCTCTTGGCATGGGTGACCCAACACTGTATTCATGTTTTCACACCACAAATGTCTCTGAAGAAGCTGTTGCTGACACCCTTCTCTCTCACAAGTTTCATGGCTATGCTCCCACTGCTGGCCTCCCTCAGACCAGGCAGTGAGTACTTTTAACCTTCCCCTTTTGCATTCTCCTCAATTCTCAATTATCACCTACTTCGATGCGTCTCTTTCTCATTAATTAATCTAGTGGATTTTCCTATTGTttgattatttatattaaaGATTTGAATTGTCTTTAttaaaaaagggaaagaaaataTTAGTTAATTGTTGCCTTGGTGGTAGGGAAGACCAGTTCCCTGTCTTTTCTCTTTTATCTATTTCTTTAGGTTTTTTAGATACGTGGGAATATTCATATAgagatatatttattttactcCGTCAATCCATTTTAAAATTcagttaatgcaaaattcaGTTTTGCAAGTAAAATTTCTCGCTCGATTTCTTGCGGTTGGGTTTTCCTAATTAGCTTCAATAGTTGTTATTTTAAGTTCCTATGAATCTTTGTGATTGTATAACTAAGAAAAAGGCATCATAGATTCTGAATCCTATCCTAAAATTCCAATCGTACTTTCATGCAATTGGTAAGATTTACTTGGGATTTGTGTCTTTCGGAAGAAAGACTCATTGATAAAATGTAAATCTCTTCTAAGgaaccattttttttttcgaaaataatattCTGGTAAAACTGGTCTAAAAGTTGCTTGAATCTTTATGACAGAGAAATTGCTGAGTATCTGTCACGTGATCTCCCTTACCAGCTATCTTCAGATGATGTTTTCATCACGTGCGGGTGCACGCAGGCCATCGATGTCTCGGTGGCGATGCTTGCACGCCCCGGTGCAAACATCCTGCTGCCGAGACCAGGCTTCCCAATATACGAACTCTGTGCCGCATTTAGACAAGTTGAAGTGAGGCACTATGATCTGCTTCCTGAAAAAGGCTGGGAGGTTGATCTTGATGCCGTCGAGGCTCTTGCGGATCAGAACACTGTTGCATTGGTGATCATAAACCCAGGAAATCCCTGTGGAAATGTGTACACTTATGATCACTTGGAAAAGGTTAGTTAAATAAAGCACAAGTTTGTTGGTACTCACAAAGTATTTTATGCACACTGCTCCATATTTTGGTTGAGATTTTAAGCATTAGCAAGAAAGattaaaaaaacagaaaaaagagACTGAAATTTGTTTTATGTTATGTCATGTATTGCAATTTAGATTGCGCAAACTGCAAAGCGGATTGGAACAATTGTGATTGCTGATGAAGTTTATGGTCATCTTGCATTTGGAACCAACCCTTTTGTTCCAATGGGAGTTTTTGGGTTTACTGTTCCTGTTATCACTCTTGGGTCCTTGTCCAAGAGATGGATAGTACCTGGTTGGAGGCTTGGTTGGTTTGTGACAACTGATCCTAGTGCCACTTTCAAAAAACCCAAGGTTATATATTTTCCCTCTCTTAGCATTttggtatttttatattgttaataTTGGTAACTAACTCCATGAGTCAATCTTAGACGATTCTCAACTTCTCTGGCTACTGATATATTACTgtctatttattattttaaacaagTGAATCAATTAATAATCTTGTCTATGTTTGACAGCTGTTTCTATATAATTTCTAATAgtgttttatttgtttatttgttcTAGTCTTGTTTATTTACATTTGCCTCTCCGCTTTCTGTTTGTGCTGTATTGTACAATTCTATATTCAAAATCCTTTTGCAATATGCAGGTAGTTGAACGCATTAAAAAGTATTTTGATCTTTTGGGAGGTCCGGCCACCTTCATTCAGGTTTTTACATTTTCCTCTGCATATTCTGTCCTCTTTTGATAGCAACAATGCTTGTAATTGGAGAATCAAAAATAGAAAGGGAAGAAACATGATGCTATAGAAGATTGTATTGTTACTAATATGATATCTATCCAACAAGACATTTAACACTGATGCAGTCTGATGCAAATATCAGGATACAAAATGttagttttaacttttaatttaacCAGTGTTACTCTTAGGATTTATTGGGCTTAACATCTAGGTTCATCTCACTTGTAATGGGTGCAACCCTTTTGTGCTAGATGCTGTTATGAAAAAgtattgagaaaaataaaagtgaaaattgCATCCTTACTAACCACGCAAGGTTCACCAACACCGGAAATTATTGGTTTTAGTTTAACTAGCATCACCCTTAAGATTTAATGAACTTAACAAGATCATGACGCCTATAATG is a window from the Arachis stenosperma cultivar V10309 chromosome 3, arast.V10309.gnm1.PFL2, whole genome shotgun sequence genome containing:
- the LOC130969664 gene encoding probable aminotransferase TAT2, producing the protein MENGGNGNGVAAVNYESKATSTITIKGILSLLMQSIDDEKNDGENNKRVISLGMGDPTLYSCFHTTNVSEEAVADTLLSHKFHGYAPTAGLPQTRQEIAEYLSRDLPYQLSSDDVFITCGCTQAIDVSVAMLARPGANILLPRPGFPIYELCAAFRQVEVRHYDLLPEKGWEVDLDAVEALADQNTVALVIINPGNPCGNVYTYDHLEKIAQTAKRIGTIVIADEVYGHLAFGTNPFVPMGVFGFTVPVITLGSLSKRWIVPGWRLGWFVTTDPSATFKKPKVVERIKKYFDLLGGPATFIQAAVPHIINQTEESFFKKTIDNLRLTSDICCKEIEEIPCIFCPHKPEGSMAMMVKLNISLLEDISNDIDFCFKLAKEESVIILPGTAVGLKDWLRITFAADPSALVEGLKRIKAFCQRHARKCLKQY